The genomic stretch GAAAGCCGCTGAAAATATGGAAGGGCCTTTTCATAATCTGTCTGTGGATTGTCCGGATGCACCCAGATAAGTCCCATGTGAAACAGTGCCCTGTCACCCGGCGAATCGCCGGAAGACAATCTTACAGCATCTTCATATGCTTTGAGCGCTCCCCCATAGTCTCTTTGGGTTGCCAGGTTTTCGGCCAATTCAAGATGTTTGTTCGCCTGGTATTTGTTCTCGTCCCACTTCTTTTGAAAGGCCGGGCTATTGAGGCATCCGGCGCTTAACAGCAGGACGGCTAAAAAACAGGCACCGTGAAGAAAAAGGTGCTTCCTATTTTTTCTTCGCTTTTTACCCATATATGGCCTCCGTGGGCACTGACAATTTGCTTTGCTATATAAAGGCCCAACCCTGTGCCTTTCTCATGCAACTTCTTAAATTTTTCAAACACGTCTTGAAGATGTTCTTTCGGGATCCCGCACCCTGTATCTGATACAAAAACCTCTATGAACTCTTTTTCTTCATTGCCGAGATGGTTTGAGGGCTCCTTATCTTTGAGAACTGCTCCGATTGACACCTTCCCCCTTGCCGAGGTGAATTTCAACGCATTGTCCAACAGGTTATCAAGTACCTGTCCGATCTTTTCTGTATCTATTGCAGCATTTGGCAGGTTGTCGACAAGATTCACCTCAAGAGAAATTTTCTTCCTTTCCGCTATCGGCCGTATCTTCGAAACGCTCATCTCTACCAACTGGGAAAGGCTGTATTCCTCCATATGATAGTCCATCATTCCGGCATCCATCCGAGACAGGTTGAGTACCTTATTGACTGAGGTTATCAGTCTCTCGCATTCCTCTGCGATGATACCCAAAAGCCTGCGTTGTTTTTCTATGGGACCTTTGGAGATAGCGTCCAGCTGCAGGCTTACCGCTTCCCTGATTACCGCCAGAGGGGTTCGAAATTCATGCGATATATGGGCGATAAGATCCGCCTTCATCTCGTCGAGTTCCTTTAAGCGGTCACACATATGATTGAATGCATTTGTCAGTTCATTTATCTCTGGAGGAGAGGGTATGGTCAAGTGTTTTTCGAATTTTCCTTTGGCGATCTCCTTTGTCCCTTTTATCAGGAGAACAATAGGTCGATTGATCGTCCGGGCAATGAAAAATGCGATTAAGATTCCCATTGCAACGGATGCTATGGTGATGATCACGATAACTTTCGATGCCTGCGAACCGATCCTTTTGGACATGTCAATTTTGTTATCGATAGCCGCCTTTGTCTCTTTTATCAATGTTTCAAGCTTCTGAATGATCTGTTCGGTAAGCTCCTCCTTTATCTGCTCATATTCTTGCTGGGAATATCTCTCCCTGCTCTTTATCAAGCGGACTTCCTCTTGAACCGTAAAAAGATAACGGCGATAAAACGTCTTTACGTCGGTAAGGAGATCCTCGCTTTCAGTGTCACCCATAAGGGGGCTCATCTGCTCGAGATCCTTTTCGATATATTTCTCAGTCTCCAGAAACTGGCGATGAAAGTCCGTGTCTTTGGAAACCACATATTTTTTTTCAAACTTCCTCTGAGTGAGGAGGGAATCCCTCAGCCGATTTGCCATCCTCATGGTTTCATTGTCGATAGAACTGATGGATCGGATGATCTGGTTCAACTGCCCCAGCTTCAAGGTTGAGTACACCCCGAGAGCAGTAACAACCAGCAGGATTACGAGGAAACCCAGGACAAGTCTTTTAAAAATAGTAAATTTAGCCATGATACGTGTGGTGTCGGAAGCGGCGAAATGGGTTATGGGCGAAAAATGACGAGCTGTTTACCAAAATGTAATATGATTAAAGGAAGTTTAGATTAAGTTCTTTCTTTTCCCATCGAAAAGAAAAGAACACTCTGTGAAAGTAGGTTCGGAGATAAGTTGTTGGCAGTTAATGCATCTTGGCTTTCTGAAAGCTGTCAAAGAGTTGCCGCAGGAGTTTCAGTTGCCGGAAGGCGCACTGTGTCAGCACCTCTCATTTTCTGGCTGCCATCCGACCCATACACTTTTCCCTTTTGAGGCCGTACCATACCACATCTTTTTGCTAAATGCGGCAGAGAGTTAACGATTTTAAAAAAAAATATCAAAATTTTATGGTTTTAAGGTCCCCGGGCAGCGTGCCCGCCGGACCCATCGAGAGTCAGCTCAATCAGAGAGGCGCCGGAGTAAACGCCTCGCCTGCATCAGCTCAGTCCCTGTGGTTGAAGACATATAGATTGAAAGAATTTCAAGACCTTGTCAACACTTGTGCATGATCCTGGAGATGAGAGGGGATGTTGATTTGGTGAAACCTCGGTGACACGCCTCAATGGTAACTCATGGGTGTGAAAAGACCTTGGACTTTCCGCCGTTCTCGCACCGGCAAAGAAACAAGAAAACGCCTTTGCATCGCGGTGAAAACCACCTGAATGTCCAATGTCATTGCCCTGGCCAAATGAAAAAGTCCAATATTTTGGATTGATTTTCCTAACCTTTCAGTAGTATCCAGAACATATGAATTCGACGCCTTGGAATCGGAAAACCAAATTATCTCCAAATGACGAGGACGCTCACAGAGGGAGGGACGGCATGGATAAGGGACAAATCGCAGAAATAATCCGGAGGAGATTGAACCTTGAAGACCAGGATTGGTCAATGATTGAAAAAACCCCTAGATTTCAAAAGCTTTTTCAAAACGCAATTGAAGCATCGAAATACAGACTGGTTGCCGAAGTGACCGAATCAAAAGGCTGCCACTCAGGACATGTCGTCGGTCAACAGCTGATTTTTGATAATTCCGGCAATCTGCTTACCAAGGAGAATCCGGATCGGATATGTGCATTCCTGATGCCGAATCTGACGGTGCTTATAAATGCATTCTTTGAAAACTTTATGAACGGACGCAATCCGAACGAGGTGATGTTCAACACCACCGGATGTTT from Deltaproteobacteria bacterium encodes the following:
- a CDS encoding HAMP domain-containing protein; this translates as MAKFTIFKRLVLGFLVILLVVTALGVYSTLKLGQLNQIIRSISSIDNETMRMANRLRDSLLTQRKFEKKYVVSKDTDFHRQFLETEKYIEKDLEQMSPLMGDTESEDLLTDVKTFYRRYLFTVQEEVRLIKSRERYSQQEYEQIKEELTEQIIQKLETLIKETKAAIDNKIDMSKRIGSQASKVIVIITIASVAMGILIAFFIARTINRPIVLLIKGTKEIAKGKFEKHLTIPSPPEINELTNAFNHMCDRLKELDEMKADLIAHISHEFRTPLAVIREAVSLQLDAISKGPIEKQRRLLGIIAEECERLITSVNKVLNLSRMDAGMMDYHMEEYSLSQLVEMSVSKIRPIAERKKISLEVNLVDNLPNAAIDTEKIGQVLDNLLDNALKFTSARGKVSIGAVLKDKEPSNHLGNEEKEFIEVFVSDTGCGIPKEHLQDVFEKFKKLHEKGTGLGLYIAKQIVSAHGGHIWVKSEEKIGSTFFFTVPVF